Genomic segment of Agrobacterium larrymoorei:
CTCGCAATGGCGCCTGCCGTTCTGCTGGCGCAAGATGCGACTTTTGCAGATCTGGACGGTCCGCTGTTGCTGGCGAGAGATCGGGAGCCGGGGCTGGTTTATGACGGATCGTGGGTGCGTCCGCCGGAGCGGGGGCTGTGGGGGTGACTGACCTTCCATCCCCCGTCATCCCGCACTTGATGCGGGATCCAGCCGCCTTGCGTCCGCAAGGCGAAAGGACTCTTGTATTTTCGCGAGTACCGGGACGAGCCATTTCGACTCGCAGACTCGCATCGGCTGGATTCCGGCTCAAGGCCAGAATGACGGAAAAAAGCAGAAAAGCCCGTTAAGCCGCCTCAGAACCAATCAACTTCGGAAACGCCACCGGCTCCAGCTGACGAACAGTCGGCTCTTCCACAGGCTCGCTCGTCTGCATCCAAGTGATCAGTTCGAAGCTGCCGTCCATGTTTTCAACGATGGCCGTGCAGCTTTCAACCCAGTCACCCGTGTTGATGTAGCGGATGCCGTCGATATCCTCCATCACCGCATGGTGGATGTGGCCGCATATGACACCATCGACCTTGTTGCGACGGGCTTCGTCGGCCACCACGCGCTGGAACTCGCCGATGAAGTTGACCGCGTGCTTCACCTGAAGCTTGGCCCAGGCCGAGAACGACCAGTAAGGCAGGCCGATGCGGCGGCGCACGGCGGCGATGGCGACATTGATGGCGATCGCTGCATCATAGGCCCAATCCCCCAGATAGGCGAGAAGACGGGCATTACGGACAACGACATCGAATTCATCGCCATGCAGCACCAGGTATTTCTTGCCGTCAGCCGCTTCATGGATCATCCGCTCGGCCACTTCGATGCCGCCGAAATGCGTGCCGGGGAATTCCCGAAGGAATTCGTCGTGATTGCCTGGTATATAGACGATACGAGTGCCCTTGCGCGCCTTGCGCAAAAGCTTCTGCACCACATCATTGCAGCCCTGCGGCCAGTACCAGCTGCGGCGCAGGCGCCAGCCATCGATGATATCGCCAACGAGAATGATGGTGTCCGCTTCGTGATGCTTGAGGAAATCCAGCAGGAAATCCGTCTTGGCCGCCTTGGAGCCAAGATGCACATCGGAGATGAACAGGGTTCTGAAGTGTTTGGTTTCGATTTGCCCGGCCATGGATTCGTCCCCTCGTCTCAAGAAAGGCGTTTAGAAACTTTTCACTGCTTGCAAAACCAGACTCGTGTTTCAGCAAGATGACAAAGCGCCTTTTCGGTGACGCAAGCTTCGTTTTTCCGGTATAGCGAATGTACCGCTTTTGCATGGCGAGAGCGAAATAAACGGCTGTACGCCTTGGCCGTTTGTTGTATGCAAAGGCCTCGAAGAAACTTGAAATAAAGCGGTGATAAGATGAGTTCTCAGGACAAGGGCAATCCACAAAACAAAAACGCCAATGCGGATCTGGAAGAACAGGCGCTTTTCTATCACCGCTATCCGCGCCCCGGTAAGCTCGAAATCCAGGCCTCCAAGCCGCTCGGAAACCAGCGCGATCTGGCGCTTGCCTATTCACCCGGCGTCGCAGCTCCTTGCCTCGCGATCCACGAAAACCCGGAGACAGCCGCCGAATATACGGCGCGCGCCAACCTCGTCGCGGTCATTTCTAACGGTACCGCCGTTCTCGGTCTCGGCAATATCGGCCCACTCGCTTCCAAGCCGGTAATGGAAGGCAAGGCCGTTCTCTTCAAGAAATTCGCCGGTATCGATGTCTTTGACATCGAAATCGACGCCCCCGGCATCAATGATATGGTGTCCACCATTTCCGCGCTCGAACCAACCTTCGGCGGCATCAACCTTGAAGATATCAAGGCGCCCGAATGTTTCGAGGTGGAGCGCCAGCTACGCGAAAAGATGAACATTCCGGTGTTCCATGACGATCAGCACGGCACAGCCATCATCGTTGCCGCTGCCGTTACCAACGCGCTGGAGCTTGCCGGAAAATCGCTTTCCAGCGTCAAGATCGTTACCTCCGGTGCCGGTGCAGCTGCCCTCGCCTGCCTTAACTTGCTGGTGGAAATGGGCGCAAAGCGCGAGAACATCTGGGTCCATGATATTGAAGGCCTCGTCTATGATGGCCGCAATACGCTGATGGACGAGTGGAAGGAAATCTACGCGCAGAAGACGGACAAGCGCACGCTTGCCGAATCCATCGATGGCGCAGATGTTTTCCTTGGCCTGTCCGCCGCTGGCGTTCTGAAGCCTGAGCTTCTGGCGCAGATGGCCGAAAAGCCGCTCATTCTGGCGCTTGCCAACCCAACGCCTGAGATCATGCCGGAAGTGGCCCGCGCCGCCCGCCCGGATGCGATGATCTGCACCGGTCGTTCGGACTTCCCGAACCAGGTGAACAACGTTCTCTGCTTCCCTTATATCTTCCGCGGTGCGCTGGATTGCGGCGCAACCAGCATCAACGAAGAAATGAAGATGGCTGCCGTTCAGGCGATTGCGGAACTGGCGCGCGAAGAAGTGTCCGAAGTCGCGGCCAGAGCCTATAGCGGCGATACCCCGGTCTTCGGCCCGAATTACCTCATCCCCTCGCCCTTCGATCCGCGCCTCATTCTGCGCATCGCGCCAGCCGTTGCCCGTGCTGCTGCGGCAAGCGGTGTGGCCGCGCGTCCGATCACGGATTTCGATGCCTATCTCGACCAGCTGAACCGCTTCGTCTGGCGCTCCGGCTTCATCATGAAGCCGATCTTCAACATGGCGAAGACGGCTGAAAAGAAGCGGATCATCTTTGCAGAAGGCGAAGACGAGCGCGTGCTGCGCGCAGCACAGGTTCTGCTGGAAGAAGGCACCGGCATCCCGATCCTCATCGGTCGTCCGCAGATCATCGAAACGCGCCTGAAGCGCTTCGGCCTGCGCATTCGCCCGCATACGGATTTTGCCGTGGTGAACCCGGAAGACGATCCGCGTTACCGTGAATATGTGGACGATTACTTCGCGCTGGTTGGCCGTGCCGGTATCAACCCGGAAGCCGCCCGTACAATCGTTCGTACCAACACCACCGTCATCGGTGCGCTTTCCGTCAAGCGCGGAGAAGCGGATGCGCTGATCTGCGGTCTGGAAGGACGTTTCGACCGCCACCTGCGCGATGTAAACCAGATCATCGGCAAGCGCGAAGGCTCGCAGTCGTTTGCGGGCCTCAGCCTGCTCATCACGCAGCGCGGCGCGCTGTTCCTGACCGATACATTCGTCAATTACGAGCCGACCTCGGAAGAAGTTGCCGAAATGGCGATCCTTGCTGCCAAGGAAATCAAGCGCTTCGGCATCACGCCGAAGATTGCGCTGGCCAGCCATTCGAATTTCGGCTCGCGCGATTCCGAAAGCGCTCGCAAGATGCGCCGGGCGCTTCAAATCGTGCGTAATGCCGCGCCGGAACTCGAAATCGATGGTGAAATGCAGGGTGGTTCTGCGCTGTCGGAAATTCTGCGCAAGCGCGCCATGCCGAACAGCGCGCTGTCTGGTGAAGCCAACCTTCTGGTCTTCCCGAACCTCGATGCGGCCAATATCTCGCTCGGCGTCGTTCGCACCATGACGGAAGGTCTGCATGTCGGCCCGATCCTGCTCGGTACGGCTCTGCCCGCGCACATCCTGTCGCCCACCGTCACCTCGCGTGGCGTGGTCAACATGGCGGCGCTGGCCGTGGTGCAGGCGTCCCAGCCTTCCGAATAAGCCCATCGCCGTGTTCGGCGCTTGCGTAATTTCGGATTAACGCAATTTTGAACTGGCTGTTGCCGCAATGCGGCACGGCCCTATGCTATCCTGAACTTATAAACGCCATTCGCGTTTGTGATTAATGTTCACTCAGAGGATAGAGCCGCATGTGGCAGGCTTGCAGAAACGGATCGGACCATTGACCCCGCGCCGCAGCCTAATGATCGGTTCGATAATCGCTGTTCTTCTGGCTGCGCCGATTTCCGCGCAGGCCAACAATATTTGCGATTCCCTCCGGGCCGAGCTTCGCCAGCCCAGCACCGTCATCGGCAACACGGCGCAGGTTCGCCAGTTCGCCAGTGCGCTTACGCAGCAGAATATCATCGTGCGCCGGATCAAGAACGATCTTCGCCGCTATGGCTGCTCCTCAGGCAGTATCGTCGTTTACGGCAATCCCAATGCGCAGCTCTGCGGCGAAATCGGTGATGCACTGGCGCAGGCCGAGGCAGAGCGTGACATGATCGCCGAAGACCGTGACCGGATGCTGGCCATGCAGCGCAACAACCAGTCGGACGATCACCGGGAAAGGATCATGGCGGCGCTGGATGCCGAAGGCTGCTTCGATGAAGGCTCCCCGGATTATGCATCCGCCGATCCTTATCGAAACCCGGAAACGCGCGGCTACACCGACCCATTCAACGACCCGAGACCAGAAGAACGGGGCGATTATTCACCGACACCGGATATGCCGATGCAGGGCGGTTTGAGAACGCTGTGCGTGCGAACCTGCGACGGCGCTTTCTTCCCGATTTCTTCCAATGCCACACCGCTGGATTTCCGCGCGCAGGCAGCGCAATGCGCGCGCATGTGTCCGGGTACCGAAACGGAACTCTTCTACCACGCCATGGAGGGACAGGAGAGTTCGGACATGGTTTCGGCAAAAACCGGCAAGCCCTACACGTCCATGCCGACGGCTTTCGCCTATCGCAATGGCTCTGCCACCAACCGGTCCTCCTCATGCAGCTGCAACATGGCCGCTTACCATGATGAAATGAAGACGCAGGAACAGCAGGCCAGCGCACCGCAATCCACGCCCTATTCCGGCATCACGCAAATTCCATCACCGCAAGGTGACAAGGCTTCCAAGCCGCCGGAAACGAAGACGGAAGCCAAGGCGGAGCCGGTGCCTGACCGGGAATACGACCCGAAGAGCAGCCACGTCCGCGTTGTCGGGCCGCAATTCCTGCCTGAAGAGACCAGCCGGATCGATCTTAAGAATCCGGCTTTGAAAGGCACGCAGCCGCAGCAGGATCAGGCGCAGTAATCTAGCGACACCCTGTTTCGCCCCAGCGACCATTGAAAAGCAGCTCGTCCAGCGGCAGACGCTGTCGCCAGCCTTTTACCGCCAGCTCCGGCTCGGCATAAAGCTGCTCGACGCGCCCGATGCAAAGCCATGCAACGATTTCGATGTGCTGCGGAATGCCGAGTATTCTGCGAATATCCGCATCGTGAAAAATGCTGACCCAGCCCACGCCGATGCCCTCCGCCCGCGCGGCGAGCCAAAGATTTTGCACGGCACAGACGGTGGAATAAACATCCATGCGCGGATTATGGGTTCGCCCCAGCACCACGTCACCACCGCGCGTGGGATCACAGGTCACGCAAATCGACAGCGGCGCCTTGCGAATGCCTTCCAGCTTCAGGCTTCGATAAAGCGCCTGTTTTTCATCGGAAAACATGGCGCTGGCCTCGTCATTGGCACGAGAGAAGGCACGCCAGACCTCCTCTTTCGTTGCCGCATCGCTGACCAGTGTGAAATTCCACGGCTGCATGAAGCCAACCGAGGGTGCTGCGTGCGCAGCTTCGAGCAGCCTGCGAACCAACACATCCGGCAAAGGATCGGGCAAAAACTGGTCCCTTACATCGCGTCGCGTCTCGATGGCGTGGTAAACCGCAGCCTTGTCGTCATCGGAAAATTCACAAACCGGCACCAGCTTGTGCCGCATAGCATCAGACCGCATCGTCAATCCCCAACAATGCCGAGAAAGCTCCTTGCCATGCCTCGTAAGAGCACCAGGCAAACAGCATTTCTCAAAACCTTCCGCCGTCCACGCGGGTCGGTCTATCTCGTCAGGCCGGTCTTCTGACTTGGCTTCATCTGCCCGCTGCCGCCTTCCCGAAAACTCAGTGGCTCATGGCAACAGGCATCCGCCTCACAGCGTTGGGCACGTCGCGGTCTCTCACCGCATTCCCGATTCTCCCGCTAGAAGCAGGCACCTGACGGGGAAGCTATGGGGAAATTTACGCAATGGCGCAAGCGCCGCTGCATCATTCGGCAGGGAAATACCGGACATAAGCAAACTCATCACCATACGGTGACCAGTTGGGAGAATTCATCGTGCCCTGCCCGCCGAACAGATCGAACAGCGTTTCAACATTGCTCCCATCCGGGTCCATCAACCGCACACGCACATCGAGATCGCGAGGGTGATCGAAAACGTCGCTGTCATAGGAAATGAAGACCACCTTGTCTCCTTTCGGAGACGGATGAGGAAACCAGTCACCATACGCACTGTCGGTGATCCGCTCTACGTCGGAGCCGTCCGGCCTGACCCGCCAAATCTGCATCTGCCCCGTGCGGCTGGAATTGAAATAGATCCACGCGCCATCCGGCGAATAATCCGGCCCGTCATTCCGGCCTTCGCCATGCGTGAGCAGCGTCTCGGTGCCGGTCTCGACATCCATGGCGTAGATATCGAAAACCTGATCGCGGATACCGCAATAGGCAAAGCTTTTGCCATCCGGCGCCCAGCCATGCCAATAGGATGGCAGGTTTTTCGTCATCAATCGTGGAGCGCCGCCGGACGACGGCAGAAGATAAATCGCGCTTTTGCCGAACTCAACCTTATCCGAAATCGCATAGAGCGAACCATCCGGCGAAATACCGTGATCATTGTTGCACTCGGTCGCAAAGCCGGTATCGACTTTCTCGGCTTTCGTGTCTCCATCCAGCGACAGCCGATAAAGCAGGCCACCGCTGTTCAACAACAGATATCGCCCATCCGGCGACCAATTGGGCGCTTCGAACAGTGCACTCGTTTGCCAAACGACCCGGTTCTGGCGCGTGCGGATGTCATAGATCTCGATGGAACTGCGCATTCTTCCTCCCTGCACACGCCAGTCGAATACCCGCGATCACCTGTCGCGGAAGCGATTGGTGATCGGGTAGCGCCGGTCGCGACCGAAATTCTTCTTGGTGATCTTCACGCCCGGCGCGGACTGGCGGCGCTTGTATTCCGCAAGATAAAGCAGATGCTCGATACGGTGGACCGTCGCGACATCGTGGCCGCGGGCAACGATCTCATCCACCGACATTTCCTGCTCCACGAGGCATTCCAGAATATCGTCCAGCACCGGATAAGGCGGTAGCGAATCCTGGTCGGTCTGGTTCGGACGCAGTTCTGCCGAAGGTGCCTTGGAGAGGATGTTTTCGGGAATGACCTCACCGGAAGGTCCCAAAGTATCCGGCGGCACATGCGCGTTGCGCCATCTGGAAATGGCGTAGACCTGCATCTTGTAGAGGTCTTTGATCGGATTGAAGCCGCCATTCATGTCGCCATAAAGCGTGGCGTAACCTACCGACATCTCGGACTTGTTGCCGGTCGTAACCACCATGGAGCCGAACTTGTTGGAAACGGCCATGAGGATCGTGCCGCGCGCGCGGCTCTGAAGATTTTCCTCGGTGATGCCTTCTTCCGTCCCCTCGAACAGATCGGCCAGCGCTGACATGAAACCGTCCACGGGTTCGGCAATCGGCACGATATCGTAGCGGCAACCCAGCGCCTTGGCGCAATCTGCCGCGTCTTTCAGCGATTCCTCCGAAGTATAGCGATACGGCAGCATGATGCAGCGCACACGCTCCTCGCCCAGCGCATCCACCGCAATCGCAGCGCAGATGGCCGAATCGATACCGCCGGAAAGACCGAGCACAACGCTCTTGAAGCCGTTTTTGTTGACGTAATCGCGGAAACCCAGAACGCAGGCGCGATAATCGGCCTCTTCCCCTTCCGGTATGTGCGAAACCGGGCCTTGCGCGCAGTGCCATCCGCGCTCTGTGCGTTTCCAGTCGGTCACGGCCAGCGTCGGTTCGAACTGGCTCATCTGGAAAGCCAATGTCTTGTCCGCATTGAAGCCGAAGCTTGCGCCATCGAAGACGAGCTCATCCTGCCCGCCAAGCTGGTTTGCGAAAATCAGTGGCAGTCCGCTTTCGATCACCTGACGCAGAGCTACCTGATGGCGAACATCGACCTTGCCGCGATAGTAGGGCGAACCATTCGGCACCAGCAGCATTTCGGCACCGGCTTCGGCAAGCGTCTCGCACACGCCGAGATCGTTCCAGATTTCTTCGCAGATCGGAATACCGATGCGAACACCCCTGAAATTATAGGGGCCTGAGATGGAGCCTTCGCTGAAAACACGCTTCTCATCGAACTCGCCGTAATTTGGCAGATCCACCTTATCGCGCAGCGCGATGATCTTGCCGCCATCCAGCAAAGCCACCGAGTTGTGACGCCCCACCTCTCCCTGTCGCGGGAACCCGATGATTACGCCCGGCCCGCCATCCACCGTGTCGGCGGCCAGATCCTCGACCGCTTTCAGGCAGGATTTGAGGAAAGCGGGTTTCAGAACCAGATCTTCCGGCGGGTAGCCGGAGATGAAAAGTTCGGTCAGAAGAAGCAGATCGGCACCCTGAGATGCCGCGTCCGCTCTCGCCTCTCGCGCCTTGGCAAGGTTGCCTGCAACATCGCCAACGGTTGGGTTGAATTGCCCAATGGCAATCCGCAAGATCTGGGGAATGGTGTCTGCTGTGCTCATGCCTTCCTCATTATAGCGCCGCGCCACGCTGCGCAACGCGCAGGACAAAAACTGTTCTGAAACAACGTCTAGTCAAGAAAATTTCGAACAAGCCAATGGCGATTATGCCGCTCACGCGATGGTTATCGTGAAGGCTTGTGAATTTTGCCTAGTTCATGTCGCGTTCACCGCGCTTATGTGACAGTTAGATGACACATTCATGACAGGCGATTCACCGCCCGTTCCCAGACTGCCGGAGTAATACAGTGACGAATTCGGTGCCCAAAACAACGGTTGCCGAAAGGATGAAGCTCGTCCTTTCAAAACCGTGGACATGGTCCCCCAACCAGCTTGCGAATGATCTTTATCCCTTCGTCAACCTCACTCTGGCCGCCATACTGCTCATCGTCTGCATGGAATGGATTGCGCGCGGCACGCTGCATGATGTCGGCGCTTTCCTGACCTCGCCCACCCGTCCGGGCCTGACGACCATCGCCGCCCTCGTGCTGGGGCTGATGGCGCTCGATGCGCTCTTCGGGCGTTATTATCAGTCGCTTCTGCTTGCCGTTCCGCTGTTGATAATGCCTGCATTCATCTCCAGCCAGAAGCAGCTTTATCTGTCGGATCCGCTTTATCCGTCCGATCTGCTGTTCGGCCGCCAGATCATCCAGCTGCTTCCGGCCATGTTGAAGGCGCAGCCCTTCACGGCCCTGCTGCTTTCGCTGGTTCTCGTTGCGGCAACTGTTGGCGCTGTTTGGCTGTGGCGTTTCTGCCGCCAGCATGCGCCGATCATGTCCACGGGCTCGCGCGTGTGGCGGGTGGCGCTGGCGGTTCCGCTGCTGGCGGGTCTCGGTTCGCTGATGGAATATTCGCATTATTCCTGGGTCAGGGACCGGCTGAACATCATTCCGATGATGTGGGATCAGAAGGAAAATTATCGCCACAACGGCTTCATCATGGCCTTTGCCTTCAACATTCCGATGGCAAACGTAAGCGCGCCGGAAGGTTACGGCGAGAACGCCATCACGGACATCTCATCCGATGGATCGGCCTATGCCGTGAACCACAGCAAACTGCCGGATGTGATCATGATCATGAGCGAGTCGCTGTGGGATCCAACGCGCCTCAAGACTGTCTCCCTGTCGCGTGATCCGATGCCTACGATCCGCAGCAAGCAGTCCGGCCACGTTTTTTCGCCGGAGTTCGGCGGCATGACGGCCAATGTGGAATTCGAAGCGCTAACCGGTTTCAGCAATGCTTTCCTGCCCTATGGCAGCATCCCCTATCAGCAATATATCCGCAGACCGGTACCTTCCTTGGCCACATTCTTTCGTGGCGAAGGTTACTCCGCCATTGCCATGCATCCGTTTCAGGAGTGGTTCTGGAATCGCAAGGAAGTCTATAAGCATTTCGGCTTCGAGGAATTCCGCTCGGAAGAAAACATGCCGCCCATGGAAAAGCGCGGCACCTTCGCCTCGGATGCGTCGCTGACCAACGAAATCATCCAGACGGTGGATGCAGCGGAAAAGCCGCAGTTCCTCTTTGCCGTCACCCTGCAGGGACACGGACCCTATGAGCCGAACCGCTACACAGAAAACAGCATCTCAGTCCGCGGCGACCTTTCCGATCATGCCCGCGATGCGCTGGCAACTTACGCGCAAGGCGTGACCGAGGCGGATGAGAGTTTCGCCCGCCTGATCGACTGGGCAAAGAACCGCGAGCGGGAAACCGTGATCGTTCTCTTTGGCGATCACCTGCCGCCGCTTGGGGCAACCTATGTCGAAAGCGGCTATATGCCGGGCATGGTCGCAACGCGCCGCGCGCCGCTGACGACGATGAAGCAGGAGCATGAAACGCCGCTCGTCGTCTGGTCGTCCAGAACGGGGTTGCAGAACCGAATCGGCACCATCAGCCCTGCGCTTCTGCCCTACCATGTGCTGAAAACCGCAGGCTTCGATGACCCCTTCTATACGGGCGTGCTCGGCAACGTGCAGAAATCCTTCTCCGTCATAGACCGCCATATGCTGATGGAACGCGATGGCTCCGCCGTGCCGGACTGGTCCATCTCTCCTGCGGCTTTGCCGACAACGCTTTCGGAGTATCGCCAACTGCAATTCGACATGATGTTCGGTAGCCAGTTCGGCAAGGAACGCTTCTTCCCCGGCTTCAGCTGGCTGCATGAGGGCGAACCATCCAGTTGAAGAAATGCGATACCGCCGAATTCATTTGAACTTGGCGGTATCGTGCGCTTATCTCCGCTTATGCGACGCCGGAGATAAGTCATGTCTGCCATTCCCGATTACATCGTGTCCCACTTCAAGCGCTCATCCAGAGACATTGGCGAAATCGAAAAGAAAATTCTGCACGTCGCCCATCAGAGGCAGTTGATCTCCACGGATACCAATGCCGCATTTTCCAAACATGCCAGCGTAGGCGAGAGGCTGGCGGATAGCATCGCCCGCATCGGTGGCTCCTGGGGCTTCATCATCGGATTCATGCTCTTCCTGCTGGTCTGGGCCGTCATCAATACCATCGTTCTGACGACGAATGCCTTCGACCCCTACCCATTCGTCTTCCTCAACCTCATCCTCTCCATGCTCGCCGCCATCCAGGCGCCCATCATCATGATGTCCCAGAACCGTCAGGCCGCGCGTGACAGGTTCGAAGCGGAGAAAGATTATGAGGTCAATCTGAAGTCGGAACTGGAAGTTTTATCGCTGCACGAAAAGATAGACGTCAAGGTTCTGGCCGAACTTGCTGCTTTGCGACAGGAGATAGCCAGGCTTCATCACCGGTCTGAATAGAAAAGCGATGCACGCCGCAAATAAGCGGTAGTCATTTTGCGGCTTTTCCTGTGCTGGTTACGAATCCGTCAGAATTCTTCGCTACAGATTGACGCAGGCATTTGTTGCATTGCACTCTAGGTCGCTGTCGCGATGGATGGTGCGAATGCGGGAATCAATTCCGCATCACGAGGGCATCACGCTTTTCGTAGCAAAGGCAGCCAACCAGACCATTTGTGGTTCGGTGCACAATTGCAATTCAGTTCAGAGGCTTTTTCCATGAACCAGTATGATCTCATCGTTGTCGGCAGTGGCCCCGCAGGCAGACGCGCCGCAATTCAGGCTGCAAAGCTGGACAAGACGGTTCTGGTTATTGAAAAAGGCAGTCGTGTCGGCGGCGTCTCGGTTCACACCGGCACCATCCCGTCCAAGACCATGCGCGAAACCGCGCTCAATCTTTCCGGCTGGCGCGAGCGCGGCTTTTATGGTCGCTCCTACCGGGTAAAGCAGGAAATCAGCGCGGAAGACCTGCGCCGCCGTTTGCTGATCACCCTCAACCACGAAGTGGAAGTGCTGGAGCATCAGTTCGCCCGCAACCGCGTGCAACACATTCGCGGCAAGGCCAGCTTCATTACGCCGGATACGCTATCCATTACCAAGGATGACGGGGAAATCATTCATGTTGTCGGCAAGAGCATTCTGCTTGCCGTCGGCACGCGCCCCTTCCGCCCGGACTACATGCCTTTCGATGGCAAGACGGTGATCGATAGCGACGAGTTGCTCGAAATCCAGAAGCTGCCGCGCTCCATGGTCGTCATCGGCGCAGGCGTCATCGGCATAGAATATGCGACGATCTTCAGCGCGCTGGATACAGCCGTCACGCTCATCGACCCCAAGCCGACAATGCTGGACTTCATCGACAAGGAAATCGTCGAAGACTTCACCTACCAGCTGCGCGACCGCAACATGAAGCTTCTGCTTGGCCAGAAGGCGGAGAAAGTCGAGCGCACGCCAGAGGGCAAGGTGTCCATCACGCTCGACAATGGCCGCACCATCGTAACCGAAATGGTGATGTTTGCCGCTGGCCGCATGGGCGCGACGGATACACTGAATCTTGCCGCAGCGGGCTTGGAAGCAGACAGCCGTGGTCGCCTCTCCGTAAATCCTGAAACCTTCGAGACATCGGTTCCGGGCATTTTCGCAGCAGGTGATGTCATTGGTTTTCCAAGCCTTGCCTCTACCTCCATGGAACAGGGGCGTATCGCGGCGCGTGTCGCCGTTGGCGCAATCGGCATGGAGCCGCAGAAATATTTTCCTTACGGCATCTATGCCGTCCCGGAAATTTCCACCTGCGGCCTAACAGAAGAGGAAATGAAGGAACGCGGCATTCCCTATGAATGCGGCATCGCGCGTTTCCGCGAAACATCGCGCGGCCATATCATGGGCCTCGACAGCGGTCTGCTGAAGCTGATCTTCTCGCTGAAAACGCGCCGCCTGCTGGGCGTCCACATTGTCGGCGAAGGTGCGACGGAACTGGTGCATATCGGTCA
This window contains:
- the sthA gene encoding Si-specific NAD(P)(+) transhydrogenase, yielding MNQYDLIVVGSGPAGRRAAIQAAKLDKTVLVIEKGSRVGGVSVHTGTIPSKTMRETALNLSGWRERGFYGRSYRVKQEISAEDLRRRLLITLNHEVEVLEHQFARNRVQHIRGKASFITPDTLSITKDDGEIIHVVGKSILLAVGTRPFRPDYMPFDGKTVIDSDELLEIQKLPRSMVVIGAGVIGIEYATIFSALDTAVTLIDPKPTMLDFIDKEIVEDFTYQLRDRNMKLLLGQKAEKVERTPEGKVSITLDNGRTIVTEMVMFAAGRMGATDTLNLAAAGLEADSRGRLSVNPETFETSVPGIFAAGDVIGFPSLASTSMEQGRIAARVAVGAIGMEPQKYFPYGIYAVPEISTCGLTEEEMKERGIPYECGIARFRETSRGHIMGLDSGLLKLIFSLKTRRLLGVHIVGEGATELVHIGQAVLNLKGTVEYFVENTFNYPTLAEAYKIAGLDAWNRMGDIKSRQEAAE
- a CDS encoding LTA synthase family protein, encoding MKLVLSKPWTWSPNQLANDLYPFVNLTLAAILLIVCMEWIARGTLHDVGAFLTSPTRPGLTTIAALVLGLMALDALFGRYYQSLLLAVPLLIMPAFISSQKQLYLSDPLYPSDLLFGRQIIQLLPAMLKAQPFTALLLSLVLVAATVGAVWLWRFCRQHAPIMSTGSRVWRVALAVPLLAGLGSLMEYSHYSWVRDRLNIIPMMWDQKENYRHNGFIMAFAFNIPMANVSAPEGYGENAITDISSDGSAYAVNHSKLPDVIMIMSESLWDPTRLKTVSLSRDPMPTIRSKQSGHVFSPEFGGMTANVEFEALTGFSNAFLPYGSIPYQQYIRRPVPSLATFFRGEGYSAIAMHPFQEWFWNRKEVYKHFGFEEFRSEENMPPMEKRGTFASDASLTNEIIQTVDAAEKPQFLFAVTLQGHGPYEPNRYTENSISVRGDLSDHARDALATYAQGVTEADESFARLIDWAKNRERETVIVLFGDHLPPLGATYVESGYMPGMVATRRAPLTTMKQEHETPLVVWSSRTGLQNRIGTISPALLPYHVLKTAGFDDPFYTGVLGNVQKSFSVIDRHMLMERDGSAVPDWSISPAALPTTLSEYRQLQFDMMFGSQFGKERFFPGFSWLHEGEPSS
- a CDS encoding DUF1003 domain-containing protein, with the translated sequence MSAIPDYIVSHFKRSSRDIGEIEKKILHVAHQRQLISTDTNAAFSKHASVGERLADSIARIGGSWGFIIGFMLFLLVWAVINTIVLTTNAFDPYPFVFLNLILSMLAAIQAPIIMMSQNRQAARDRFEAEKDYEVNLKSELEVLSLHEKIDVKVLAELAALRQEIARLHHRSE